The following coding sequences lie in one Scatophagus argus isolate fScaArg1 chromosome 9, fScaArg1.pri, whole genome shotgun sequence genomic window:
- the bcam gene encoding basal cell adhesion molecule isoform X3, whose amino-acid sequence MDGIALGRASLLCTLLLWAFQVCSGTVTVQVAPKMEVLKGDTAKLPCTYNVSPSSSNTVVEWYIEDQGIRKRVAFGSEGGALKSDDSTPLTGRVTIGQDFTLTISSVQPTDELVFYCQVTAGPAGVGAESTMLKVFFAPEKPELTRPSSQAISVGETTSSEIGTCVTKNGHPQPRIIWFKDGQPLPEVKDKREKTYMIPSLVKEASGLYTVKSTLYMQPTKADKDSVFQCTVEYSMPGDQIKQKKSDTITINLNYPSEKATFSLLNTDPVKEGDTVTMKCETDGNPQPEFDFTKDDEAVRGQGGLLTLKSVKRTDSGVYKCTAIDFDNLEADLSGTIPLTVQYIDPVTVTPVQPQVVMLGDKVEWQCKTKASAPHTVQWKKGSEVLSQDGTLSIQDVSYDKAGEYMCVGAVPSVPGLTAQASVNLTVKGKPMIETPTVGEVGKEGDMVTLKCSAYGSPAPQFTWKPSGKESVSVEGNKVVSTVTLQATAEVMKAGVTCEVSNEYGTDSKTFLVSLKRADNSADRVLLSGNPVLKSGLYR is encoded by the exons TATGCAGTGGTACCGTGACGGTGCAGGTGGCCCCGAAAATGGAGGTGTTAAAAGGAGACACTGCCAAACTGCCCTGCACATACAATGTCTCACCGTCATCAAGCAACACTGTCGTTGAATGGTACATT GAGGATCAAGGAATCAGGAAGCGCGTGGCTTTTGGCTCTGAGGGTGGTGCATTGAAAAGCGATGATTCCACCCCTCTGACTGGGCGGGTCACTATCGGACAGGACTTCACCTTGACCATCTCCTCTGTTCAACCCACCGACGAGCTTGTCTTTTACTGCCAGGTCACGGCCGGCCCTGCTGGGGTTGGAGCTGAGTCCACCATGCTCAAAGTCTTCT TTGCGCCCGAGAAGCCAGAACTTACAAGGCCGTCAAGTCAGGCCATTTCTGTGGGAGAAACTACCAGCtccgag ATTGGTACCTGTGTGACAAAGAATGGACATCCCCAGCCAAGGATTATCTGGTTCAAAGATGGCCAGCCCCTGCCTGAAGTCAAGGACAAGCGAGAGA AGACCTACATGATCCCCTCGCTGGTGAAGGAGGCCTCGGGTCTCTACACTGTTAAGAGCACCCTGTACATGCAGCCCACCAAGGCAGACAAGGACTCTGTGTTCCAGTGCACCGTAGAGTACAGCATGCCGGGAGATCAGATCAAACAGAAGAAGTCCGACACCATCACCATCAACCTCAACT ATCCCTCTGAGAAAGCGACGTTTTCCCTCCTCAACACCGATCCAGTCAAAGAGGGCGACACTGTTACCATGAAGTGTGAGACTGATGGAAACCCTCAGCCTGAGTTTGACTTCACTAAAGAC GACGAAGCAGTCAGAGGTCAGGGTGGTCTCCTGACGCTGAAATCTGTCAAGCGCACAGACAGTGGTGTTTACAAGTGCACGGCCATAGATTTCGATAACCTGGAAGCCGACTTGAGTGGAACAATCCCTCTGACTGTCCAAT acatTGACCCAGTGACCGTGACTCCTGTCCAACCTCAAGTTGTCATGCTTGGAGACAAGGTGGAGTGGCAGTGTAAGACCAAGGCCTCCGCCCCACATACCGTTCAATGGAAAAAG GGCTCTGAGGTGCTCTCTCAGGACGGCACATTGTCAATACAAGATGTTTCCTATGATAAAGCTGGAGAGTACATGTGTGTTGGAGCGGTGCCATCTGTGCCAGGACTGACAGCCCAGGCTAGTGTCAACCTCACCGTCAAAG GAAAGCCGATGATCGAGACTCCCACAGTTGGAGAGGTGGGGAAGGAAGGAGACATGGTGACCCTGAAGTGCTCAGCCTACGGCTCTCCAGCCCCTCAGTTCACCTGGAAGCCCTCTGGAAAGGAG TCAGTATCAGTGGAAGGTAACAAGGTGGTGAGCACCGTGACCCTTCAAGCCACAGCCGAGGTCATGAAGGCCGGGGTGACCTGCGAGGTCTCCAACGAGTACGGAACAGATAGCAAGACCTTCCTGGTATCTCTCAAAAGAG CTGACAACTCGGCCGACAGAG TGCTGCTCTCTGGAAACCCTGTGCTTAAGTCAGGTCTGTATCGCTAA